In Mastacembelus armatus chromosome 5, fMasArm1.2, whole genome shotgun sequence, a single genomic region encodes these proteins:
- the klhdc7a gene encoding kelch domain-containing protein 7A produces the protein MPIADLLGVQFDMQLLLKLSISVAAVLLVSWAYKFYSSREAKKIQLYIKDNEKPQNASSENCKATLQCQSSPQDDTDDVGERDSATDDLTSDSTKETLTETDPCQAEKSEDAFSLLCSDQDIIMKGEILTHQKQAVVATSNISFGSALNLPDPTESGMASTTGRRSPCFLQRLEGTVGVGRELRQDLEHQGAYSSFLSKAEIKVEDANVVLEGTGDQIVRGKIYDYYVESSSHSSSHTITDFNTVQGQDERNSESEPVELGSYGSSPTESPSSLSPIIMRDLVLPQSTVEDPSSAGSIKLWNPARPILLRKESYLSAAETDELSVPLVTSRTSAPVTHSLAPTADEEADLETVAGSPFLRLPTKTTDGNNLESLKSKLDLGNCLETLYLAKKQGQMSVEQAALGVMSDNYLQVLRDPNIYGRLMAGEREQIQKQRMRGRRFVMVADMDPQDWTKNAAAQTAETEQRRPSSALYYYDDYQDSWHTLCQIPQEVISKACAMCTMDNYLFVAVGCEGTNREMTPSKRVFCYNPMTSIWKEISPMNEARPRCKLAAVEGYIYAIGGECHSSVERYDPRLDRWTFVAPLPNDTFAVAHHVTVCNGELYVSGGSLRYMLLRYSPKTNTWRPSLIVGSKDRTADMVAVGRFLYRFDINPLLGVSVYRYHTVARLWYECSSKRLLHCPAFQCVAMDNTIYCVSRQFTMRFGADEVSPAFVDEDLSVLSEAKGILSPFVFSLPDTKPRQTSV, from the coding sequence ATGCCCATTGCAGATCTTTTGGGAGTCCAGTTTGacatgcagctgctgctgaaactgAGTATCTCTGtggctgcagtgctgctggTTTCCTGGGCCTACAAGTTCTACAGCTCCAGGGAGGCGAAGAAAATTCAGCTCTATATCAAAGACAATGAAAAGCCACAAAATGCATCCTCCGAAAACTGCAAGGCGACACTACAATGTCAGAGCTCACCACAAGATGACACAGATGATGTAGGTGAGCGAGACTCAGCTACTGATGACCTGACATCAGACAGCACCAaggaaacactgacagaaacgGATCCATGTCAAGCTGAAAAGAGTGAGGATGCATTTAGTTTGTTATGTAGTGACCAAGATATCATCATGAAAGGAGAGATACTCACTCATCAGAAGCAGGCAGTGGTTGCCACCAGTAATATTTCATTTGGATCTGCTTTGAACCTTCCTGATCCAACAGAGAGTGGGATGGCCAGTACAACAGGGCGCCGCTCCCCTTGCTTTTTGCAGAGGCTCGAGGGCACTGTGGGTGTGGGCAGGGAGTTAAGGCAGGACTTGGAGCACCAGGGGGcctactccagcttcctctccaAAGCAGAGATCAAAGTGGAGGATGCTAACGTGGTGCTAGAAGGAACAGGAGACCAGATTGTGCGTGGAAAGATATATGATTATTATGTTGAGTCTTCCTCTCACTCTTCCTCTCACACTATTACTGACTTCAACACTGTGCAAGGTCAGGATGAGAGGAACTCTGAGTCAGAGCCAGTGGAGCTTGGAAGCTATGGCAGCAGTCCCACAGAAtctccctcctccctcagcCCCATCATCATGCGTGATCTGGTTTTACCACAAAGCACTGTTGAGGATCCCTCCTCTGCAGGAAGCATCAAGCTGTGGAACCCTGCAAGGCCTATACTCCTACGCAAGGAGAGCTATCTGTCTGCAGCAGAGACGGATGAACTTTCTGTTCCCCTTGTAACTTCAAGAACCTCAGCTCCAGTTACTCACTCTCTGGCCCCAACCGCTGATGAAGAAGCTGATCTAGAGACTGTTGCTGGGTCTCCTTTTTTACGTCTTCCAACAAAAACTACAGATGGCAACAACTTGGAAAGCTTGAAAAGTAAACTTGATCTAGGTAACTGCTTGGAGACACTGTACCTGGCTAAAAAACAAGGCCAGATGTCTGTTGAGCAAGCAGCCCTGGGTGTCATGTCAGACAACTACCTCCAGGTGCTCAGAGACCCCAACATTTATGGGCGGCTAATGGCTGGTGAGCGGGAGCAAATCCAGAAGCAGAGAATGAGGGGAAGAAGGTTCGTCATGGTGGCAGATATGGATCCCCAAGACTGGACAAAGaatgctgcagcacagacagcagaaacagagcagaggaggCCATCTAGTGCATTGTATTATTATGATGACTACCAAGACTCCTGGCACACACTCTGCCAGATCCCACAGGAGGTCATTTCTAAAGCCTGTGCGATGTGCACCATGGATAACTACTTATTTGTAGCAGTGGGCTGTGAAGGTACAAACAGAGAAATGACACCCTCGAAGCGAGTGTTTTGCTACAATCCAATGACATCCATTTGGAAGGAGATCAGTCCTATGAATGAGGCCAGGCCCCGCTGCAAACTGGCAGCAGTGGAAGGTTACATCTACGCCATCGGAGGGGAGTGCCACTCCTCAGTAGAACGCTATGACCCACGATTGGACAGATGGACTTTTGTGGCTCCGCTGCCTAATGATACATTTGCTGTAGCACATCATGTCACAGTGTGCAATGGAGAGCTTTATGTTTCTGGAGGAAGCCTTCGATATATGCTACTGCGCTACAGCCCCAAAACCAACACCTGGAGGCCAAGTCTGATAGTTGGTAGCAAAGACAGAACTGCAGATATGGTAGCAGTGGGGAGATTTCTCTATCGGTTTGATATTAACCCTTTACTGGGGGTTAGTGTGTACCGATACCATACGGTGGCTCGACTGTGGTATGAGTGCAGCTCAAAACGACTCCTGCACTGCCCTGCCTTCCAGTGTGTTGCAATGGATAACACAATCTATTGTGTTAGCCGCCAGTTCACCATGAGGTTTGGGGCTGATGAGGTCTCTCCTGCTTTTGTGGATGAGGACTTGAGTGTCCTCTCAGAAGCAAAGGGCATACTTTCCCCCTTTGTCTTTTCACTCCCTGATACGAAGCCTCGACAGACCAGTGTGTAA
- the cfap107 gene encoding LOW QUALITY PROTEIN: cilia- and flagella-associated protein 107 (The sequence of the model RefSeq protein was modified relative to this genomic sequence to represent the inferred CDS: inserted 1 base in 1 codon), which yields MQNKWAQTGWKIEQNYAVRQMGKERLQFTREPKTANSTNRVDYWPLWDFKPCVSERRSALLNAEGLPXQLLFTHYGPPSSHYLVTQYEESYRRMQTSALPTLQPWHSDSLTWQPERSDWPISGESALPVLPEALPAAVLKAPFDKAAVTPHPPTDCAQVSIPEATT from the exons ATGCAGAACAAATGGGCTCAGACTGGATGGAAAATAGAGCAGAATTATGCTGTTAGGCAAATGGGAAAGGAAAGGCTTCAG TTCACTCGGGAGCCAAAGACAGCCAACAGCACCAATCGTGTAGACTACTGGCCCCTATGGGACTTCAAGCCATGCGTCTCTGAGAGAAGATCTGCCCTGCTGAACGCTGAG GGGCTTC TTCAGCTGCTATTTACCCACTATGGCCCACCATCATCTCATTACTTGGTCACGCAGTATGAAGAGAGCTACAGGCGTATGCAAACCAGCGCTTTGCCCACTCTGCAGCCCTGGCATTCAGACAGCTTGACATGGCAGCCTGAGAGATCTGACTGGCCAATTTCTGGTGAGAGTGCCCTGCCAGTGCTGCCTGAAG CCCTTCCTGCTGCAGTCCTCAAAGCGCCGTTTGATAAAGCTGCagtcaccccccacccccccactgACTGTGCACAGGTCAGCATACCAGAGGCAACCACTTAG
- the aadacl4 gene encoding arylacetamide deacetylase-like 4 yields MVSQRVTFSLTLPIKNTFFLFLHCLPLVISPWFLSWQGRILHRLGICHQVSFIRWFVACFLTGSNPIPPGLHVKDLKMAEVPVRVYEPTTVWNGLRRGLVYFHGGGWVLGSIDSVDEVCRHIAKESDTTVVSVGYRLAPEHRYPAQLDDCETVMCHFLSVAEAEFSVDSHRVAVGGDSTGANLAVALCQRLARKEDGHLPSPCAQVLIYPALQMADFNLPSYQQNHAVPILFRGRMAFYFLQYLSGDTSLCQDVLEGNHVPTELWPRYKEWLSPSNLPPECLLRGFSEHPTPEYDGEVYHMIKAGLEPEVSPLLVEDAVIWKTPPTFLLTCEYDVLRDDGILYRKRLLDLKKEVTWKHVKDGFHGMINFFNQGWLSFPCALYVVDSVVDYLKTL; encoded by the exons ATGGTTTCTCAGAGAGTAACTTTCAGTTTGACTTTACcaatcaaaaacacattttttttgtttttacactgtcTCCCACTTGTGATAAGTCCATGGTTCCTCTCGTGGCAGGGCCGAATTTTGCATCGTCTGGGCATTTGTCATCAGGTTAGTTTTATCCGATGGTTTGTAGCCTGTTTTCTGACTGGCTCAAATCCAATTCCTCCTGGCCTGCATGTGAAGGACCTGAAGATGGCTGAGGTGCCAGTGCGAGTCTATGAACCCACCACTGTTTGGAATGGCTTGAGAAGAGGTCTTGTTTATTTCCATGGAGGAGGATGGGTTTTGGGAAGTATAG ATTCTGTTGATGAAGTCTGTCGACACATCGCCAAAGAGTCTGACAccactgttgtttctgttgg GTACCGATTAGCCCCTGAGCACAGGTACCCTGCCCAGCTAGATGACTGTGAAACAGTGATGTGTCACTTCTTGTCTGTGGCTGAGGCAGAGTTCAGCGTGGACTCTCACAGAGTGGCAGTCGGAGGGGACAGCACTGGGGCTAACCTGGCAGTAGCACTGTGCCAAAGGCTGGCGAGGAAAGAGGACGGACATCTGCCATCCCCCTGTGCTCAGGTCCTCATCTACCCAGCCTTGCAGATGGCAGATTTCAACCTACCCTCATACCAGCAAAATCATGCTGTGCCCATATTGTTTCGTGGCCGGATGGCGTTCTACTTCCTTCAGTACCTCAGTGGAGACACGTCCTTGTGCCAAGATGTGCTGGAAGGCAACCATGTCCCCACTGAGCTCTGGCCACGCTACAAGGAGTGGCTCTCCCCTTCCAACTTACCACCTGAGTGCCTATTACGGGGTTTCTCTGAGCACCCAACCCCAGAATATGATGGGGAGGTGTATCACATGATCAAAGCTGGTTTGGAACCCGAGGTCTCACCTTTACTGGTAGAGGATGCTGTCATTTGGAAAACCCCACCCACTTTCCTCCTCACCTGTGAGTATGATGTCCTGAGGGATGATGGGATTCTTTACAGGAAACGGCTGCTGGACTTGAAAAAAGAGGTCACCTGGAAGCATGTGAAGGATGGTTTTCATGGCATGATTAACTTTTTTAACCAGGGCTGGCTGTCCTTTCCCTGTGCACTATACGTTGTGGATAGTGTTGTCGATTACTTGAAAACTCTGTGA